From the Acidovorax sp. NCPPB 3576 genome, the window CCGGCCTCACGCCCGAGATGGCGGCCGCCGCGAGCAAGCTCATGCGCAACCAGGACCTGGTGTCCGTCGCGCGCCGATGCCGGGTGACCACGCGCTTTCGCAACACGCTGGGCCTGCCCGGGCACCTGGCCGTGCGGCTGCAGCCCAACCACCCCACGGACGACCTGCGCGGCATCGCTGCCTCGATGATCGACGGCCTGCTGTACGGCGCGGGCGACGCGGTGATCGGCATCAACCCGGCCACCGACAGCATCGCGGCCCTGACGGGCCTGGTGCACCGGCTGGACGAGGTGATCGCCACGCTGCAGATCCCCACGCAGTCCTGCGTGCTCACGCACGTGACCAACACGGTGCAGATGATCGAGCAGGGCGCGCCGGTGGACCTGGTGTTCCAGTCCATCGCCGGCACCGAAAAAGCCAACGCGGGTTTCGGCGTGAACCTGGCCTTGCTGCACGAGGCGCGCGAGGCCGCCCTGTCGCTGAAGCGCGGCACGCTCGGCGACAACGTGATGTATTTCGAGACCGGCCAGGGCAGCGCCTTGTCGGCCAATGCCCACCATGGCGTGGACCAGCAGACCTGCGAGGCGCGGGCCTACGGCGTGGCGCGCGCGTTCTCGCCCCTGCTCACCAACACCGTGGTCGGGTTCATCGGGCCGGAGTACCTGTACGACGGCAAGCAGATCATCCGCGCGGGCCTGGAGGACCATTTCTGCGGCAAGCTGCTGGGCGTGCCGCTGGGCTGCGATGTCTGCTACACCAACCATGCCGAGGCCGACTCCGACGACATGGACACGCTGATGACGCTGCTGGGCGTGGCGGGCCTGACCTTCATCATGGGCGTGCCGGGCGCGGACGACATCATGCTCAACTACCAAAGCACCTCGTTCCACGACGCGCTGTACCTGCGCGAGGTGCTGGGCCTGAAGCGCGCGCCCGAGTTCGAGGCCTGGCTGCAGCGCATGCACCTGGCCGATGGTGCGGGCCGCCTGCTGCCCGCCGCGCAGCAGCAACCTGCGCTGGCCCAGTTGCGGCGCATCGGAGGGGCCGGGTGATGGCCGACGCGCCCGCCGCCCCGGACACCGGGCCCCCGCCCGATCCCTGGGACGACCTGCGCGCCCACACGGCGGCGCGGCTGGCGCTGGGGCGTGCCGGCACCGCCATCCCCACGCGCGAACTGCTGGACTTCGGCATGGCCCATGCCCAGGCACGCGATGCCGTGCACCGGCCGCTCGATGCCGAAGCCCTCGCCACGCAGATCGCATCGGCAGGCGGCATCCCGCTGCAGGTGGCCAGCGCCGCCACCGACCGCGCCACCTACCTGCTGCGCCCGGACCTGGGCCGCCGCCTGTGCGATGCCGATGCAGAACGCCTGCGCGGGCTGGGCGGCGTTGGGGATGGCAGCCCCCCGGAGGCCGGCTGCGACCTGCTGCTGGTGGTGGCCGATGGCCTGTCTTCCCTGGCCGTCGAGCGCAATGCCGCGCCGCTGGTGCAGGCCATCCTGGGCACCGCGCCGCAGGGCTGGCGCATCGGCCCGGTGGCCATTGCGACGCAGGCGCGCGTGGCACTGGGCGACGAAGTGGGAACGCTGCTGGGGGCGCGCCTGGTGGCGGTGCTGATCGGCGAACGCCCGGGCCTGAGTTCGCCCGACAGCCTGGGCATCTACCTCACCTGGCATCCGCAGGTGGGCTGCAGCGACGCCCAGCGCAACTGCATCTCCAACGTGCGGCCGCAGGGGCTGGCACCGGCAGCCGCCGCCGCGCGACTATGGTGGCTTTGCGGGGAGGCCAGGCGCTTGCGCCTGACCGGCATCGGGCTGAAAGACCGCAGCGATGCGGTCACCGTGGACGCTCGCCGGGCCGGCACGCTGCCGAAAGGGTGACGGGGGACGATCGCACCCTGGGCCTTGGCTGCGGCGCCTGGCCTGTCTTGCCGGTTTTTCGCTTCCAGCGGCTGCACCGTGTCTGGATTGCAGCGGAAATCAAAACGGTTCGCATGGCAGATGAAACTTCTACCGTTCAGGGACCTGCGCGATTCGCATTCAGGAAAATTTCAGTTAATTTCAGAAAACGACAACAACTCATAACAATTTAGCGCCGCACAACCTGATATTCCCTATTGCGTCCCAACCCCCTCCCATCAGAATGGCGTGTCGGCCAAAACCAGACGGCTCGACAAATCACTAATAAACGGAGGTTAAAGAATGACTGCATACGTAATCCAGAGCCTGCAAAACACCAACCTGTGCATCGGCGTTGCCAATGTCGCTGCAGGCTCGTTGGTCACCCTGAATGTGCTGTCCGGGGTCGGCGGCAAGAACTCCCAATGGAACATGGACCCCAACAGCGGCTTCATCACGCTGGCGGCGGACCCCAGCCTGTGCCTCGACGTTCAGGGATATGACGGCCAGCAGGGCCAGGTGATCGTGGCCAACCTGGTTCTGGGGCGGACCAGCCAGCAATGGAACTGGGTGGGCCGGGCCCCCACCATTTCCAATGTCCAATATCCCCAAATGGTTCTGGACAATGCCAATAACAACGCCTCCCCGGGCAATCCCATTTTGATCTGGCCCTATAACGGCGGCCAAAATCAAAAATGGAGTTCCCTGTCGGTTCCCGCGTTGTCGAAAATGCTGGAATTGGCAGAAGCCTGATATCCATATTGGCAGAATCATTAAATTTTCTGCCATCGTATTGGATTAATCATTTTCAGCCCTCGCCGCATCGCCATCCGGCATTGCGAGGGGCTGCCATCCGAGCGACATCACGCCGTCCTCGCCCCCTGGGGCAGGGGCGGCGTTCTGCATTTTTCTGCCTTGAACGGCAGCACCCGCCATCACGGGCGTTCCGCGTTCAATCCAAAGCACCGGCACACGGCCCCATCGTGCCTTCGCGCATCAAAGCCGGTGTGACCGATCCCCTTGCGAAAAGCCCACCGGCTCCCACGGCTCGCCCGCGCCCAGGGCCAGCACCTTGAACAGTTCGCCCATTTCGTGCTCCATGACCAGCTTGGCGGCCGTCGCACGTTCGAGCAGGGGCAGCTCCACCATGCGCTGGGCCAGCCCGCAATTGATGAGAAAGTGCGCCTGCGTGGTGTAGCCCAGCACCTGCAGGCCCGCGTCCTGCGCGGCCAGCGCCATGGCGGTGAAATTGACGTGGGCGGTGATGTCCTTGCGGCCCACTTCCACCAGCGGATCGCTGTCGGCCAGGTGCCCCTGGTGGCACATCACCGTGCCCATGTGGCGCTGGGGGTGGTAGTACTCCGCCTCGCCAAATCCATAGTCCAGCAAGAAGGCCGCGCCGCGCTCCAGCCGGTCGGCCAGGGTGCGGACGAAGCCCTCGCCCTGCGGGTGGATCTCGGTCAGGTAGTCGTGGGGGCCTTCCACCTCGACGGGCGGGCGCAGATCGGTGGGCCGATCAGCCCAGGCGAACGCATCGCCCTGCAGCACCACGCCGCGTTCATGCCACACGCCGGCCGCCTGCCCGCCGTGGCGGGCCAGCAGCTTCACCGGCATGGCGTCGAGTACCTCGTTGCCCACCACCACGCCTGCAAAGCGGTCGGGCAGCGCATCCACCCACCGCACCTTGTGCGCATGCGGGGACAGCAGCACCTGCTGGCGCGCGCGCAGGCTGCCGGACAGATCGACGATGGTGTAGCGCTGCACCCGCTCACCCAGGGCATCGAGCAGCTGCAGCGCCAGGGCGCCGGAGCCCGCGCCGAACTCCCACACCTCGTGCGTGCCGGTCTGCGTGAGGGCCTCGCCCACCTGCACGGCCAGGGTCTGGCCGAACAGGGGGCTCAGCTCGGGCGCGGTCACGAAGTCGCTGCCCGATCCGGGCAGCAGGCCGAACTTGGTGGAGTCGTTGGCGTAGTAGCCCAGGCCGGGCGTGTACAGGGCCAGGGCCATGAAGCGGTCGAAACCGATCCAGCCGCCGGCCTGTGCAATGGCCTGGCCGATGTGGGCCGCCAGGGCGGTCGTTAAACTTGGGGGTTCTGTCGTCGTCACGGTCCCGATTGTCCCCGATGCCCTCCCCCTCCCGTCCTCGCACCGTGCTGGTGACCGGCGCCGCCAAGCGCCTGGGCCGCGACATCGCGCTCGCGCTGGCCGCCGGCGGCTGGCAGGTGGCCGTGCACTATCGGCAATCCGAGCAGGATGCTATCGAAACCGTAGCAGCATGCCGTCGTCTTTCATGCGCCAGCGCCCATTTTGGTGCCGATTTCCAGGACGAAGCCGCCGTGCGCGGCCTGCTGCCCCGCGTGGTGCAGCATTTCGGCGCGGTGGACGCGGTGGTCAACAGTGCCTCGCTTTTCGAACACGACGATGCCGCGAGCTTCGGCTTCGCCACGCTGGAGCAGCACCTTCGCAGCAACACCGCGGCGCCCGTGCTGCTGGCCCAGGGCCTGCATGCGCACCTGGAACAGCGGGCCGCAGCCGCTGCGGGCAATGAAAGTGACGCGGGTGAAATCCACGGCGCCGTGGTCAACCTGCTCGACCAGAAGCTCTGGAACCAGAACCCCGATTTTTTGAGCTACACCCTCTCCAAGGCCGCATTGGAAGCCGCCGGCACCATGCTGGCGCTGGCCCTCGCGCCCCGGGTGCGGGTGGTGGGGGTGGCGCCGGGCCTCACGCTCACCAGCCACCTGCTGGAGGGCGAGAAATTCCGCCAGTTGCACGCGCTGAGCCCGCTGGGTCGGTCTTCCACGCCCGCCGACGTGGCCGCCACCGTGAAGTTCGCGCTGGAGAACCGATCCATCACCGGCACCACGCTGCTGGTGGACGGCGGCCAGCACCTGATGCGGTTCGAGCGCGACTTTTCGATGATGTGAGCGCAGGCCGGCTCCGCCCTCCCCCTTTTCCTTCCCACACCCCATGTACAACGCCGCAGGCACCCAGATCCTCACGCTCACCGGTTTGCGCTTCGACGCCAACCTGGGCATCCTCGCGCACGAGAAGACCATGCCGCAGCCCATCCAGGTCGATGCCGAACTGCACCTGGGCACGCAGCCCCTGCACCCGCGCGACGACGACATCCTGCACGTGCTGGACTACCGCAAGGTGCGCCAGATCATCATCGACGAGTGCACGGCCGAGCACGTGAACCTGCTGGAGACGCTGATCGGCAAGCTCAGCGCCCGGCTCATGCTGCTGCCCGGCGTGCTGGGCGTGCGCGTGAAGATCGCCAAGCTGGAAATTTTCGACGACTGCGAAGTGGCCATCCGCAGCGAGACAGGACAGTGGTGAACCCCATGAATGCCATCCTCAACGACACCACGCCCGGCTGGACCGCCAACGCCCCCGAGCCCCTCGTCACGCCTGATGCAGCGGCAAGCGCCGAAGCCGCTGCGGCGCCGGCCCGCCTGAAGATCGAGCGCGAAACGCACAAGCTGGAAAAGCGCCTGTGCCGCGAGGTGGGCAAGGCCATCGTGGACTACCAGATGATCGAGGAGGGCGACAAGGTCATGGTGTGCATGTCCGGCGGCAAGGACAGCTACGCCCTGCTGGACATCCTGCTCAAGCTCAAGGCACGCGCGCCCATCCACTTCGACCTGGTGGCGGTGAACCTCGACCAGAAGCAGCCGGGGTTTCCCGAGCACGTGCTGCCCGAGTACCTGGCCTCGCAGGGCGTGCCGTTTCACATCGAGAACGAAGACACCTACAGCATCGTCAAGCGCCTCATTCCCGAGGGCAAGACGACCTGCAGCCTGTGCAGCCGGCTGCGCCGGGGCATCCTGTACCGCGTGGCCGACGAGCTGGGCTGCACCAAGATCGCCCTGGGCCACCACCGCGACGACATTTTGCAGACCCTGCTGCTCAACATGTTCTTCGGCGGCAAGCTCAAGTCCATGCCCCCGAAGCTCGTGAGCGACGACGGCAAACATGTGGTGATCCGCCCGCTGGCCTATGTGGCCGAGAAG encodes:
- the eutC gene encoding ethanolamine ammonia-lyase subunit EutC gives rise to the protein MADAPAAPDTGPPPDPWDDLRAHTAARLALGRAGTAIPTRELLDFGMAHAQARDAVHRPLDAEALATQIASAGGIPLQVASAATDRATYLLRPDLGRRLCDADAERLRGLGGVGDGSPPEAGCDLLLVVADGLSSLAVERNAAPLVQAILGTAPQGWRIGPVAIATQARVALGDEVGTLLGARLVAVLIGERPGLSSPDSLGIYLTWHPQVGCSDAQRNCISNVRPQGLAPAAAAARLWWLCGEARRLRLTGIGLKDRSDAVTVDARRAGTLPKG
- a CDS encoding dihydroneopterin aldolase; this translates as MYNAAGTQILTLTGLRFDANLGILAHEKTMPQPIQVDAELHLGTQPLHPRDDDILHVLDYRKVRQIIIDECTAEHVNLLETLIGKLSARLMLLPGVLGVRVKIAKLEIFDDCEVAIRSETGQW
- a CDS encoding RICIN domain-containing protein, translating into MTAYVIQSLQNTNLCIGVANVAAGSLVTLNVLSGVGGKNSQWNMDPNSGFITLAADPSLCLDVQGYDGQQGQVIVANLVLGRTSQQWNWVGRAPTISNVQYPQMVLDNANNNASPGNPILIWPYNGGQNQKWSSLSVPALSKMLELAEA
- a CDS encoding class I SAM-dependent methyltransferase, with protein sequence MGTVTTTEPPSLTTALAAHIGQAIAQAGGWIGFDRFMALALYTPGLGYYANDSTKFGLLPGSGSDFVTAPELSPLFGQTLAVQVGEALTQTGTHEVWEFGAGSGALALQLLDALGERVQRYTIVDLSGSLRARQQVLLSPHAHKVRWVDALPDRFAGVVVGNEVLDAMPVKLLARHGGQAAGVWHERGVVLQGDAFAWADRPTDLRPPVEVEGPHDYLTEIHPQGEGFVRTLADRLERGAAFLLDYGFGEAEYYHPQRHMGTVMCHQGHLADSDPLVEVGRKDITAHVNFTAMALAAQDAGLQVLGYTTQAHFLINCGLAQRMVELPLLERATAAKLVMEHEMGELFKVLALGAGEPWEPVGFSQGDRSHRL
- a CDS encoding ethanolamine ammonia-lyase subunit EutB — encoded protein: MANSRYHHTAGGQRWQFRDLGDVMAKATPARSGDVLAGIAASTAVERMAARMCLADVPLDRFLSEALVPYESDEVTRLIIDTHDAAAFAPIAHLTVGGLRDWLLASSSAQLTAVAPGLTPEMAAAASKLMRNQDLVSVARRCRVTTRFRNTLGLPGHLAVRLQPNHPTDDLRGIAASMIDGLLYGAGDAVIGINPATDSIAALTGLVHRLDEVIATLQIPTQSCVLTHVTNTVQMIEQGAPVDLVFQSIAGTEKANAGFGVNLALLHEAREAALSLKRGTLGDNVMYFETGQGSALSANAHHGVDQQTCEARAYGVARAFSPLLTNTVVGFIGPEYLYDGKQIIRAGLEDHFCGKLLGVPLGCDVCYTNHAEADSDDMDTLMTLLGVAGLTFIMGVPGADDIMLNYQSTSFHDALYLREVLGLKRAPEFEAWLQRMHLADGAGRLLPAAQQQPALAQLRRIGGAG
- the ttcA gene encoding tRNA 2-thiocytidine(32) synthetase TtcA, producing the protein MNAILNDTTPGWTANAPEPLVTPDAAASAEAAAAPARLKIERETHKLEKRLCREVGKAIVDYQMIEEGDKVMVCMSGGKDSYALLDILLKLKARAPIHFDLVAVNLDQKQPGFPEHVLPEYLASQGVPFHIENEDTYSIVKRLIPEGKTTCSLCSRLRRGILYRVADELGCTKIALGHHRDDILQTLLLNMFFGGKLKSMPPKLVSDDGKHVVIRPLAYVAEKDTARWAAHRDFPIIPCNLCGSQENLQRKQVGEMLREWEKKFPGRVENMFNALQNVVPSHLLDGTLHDFKGLKATGIASEDGDKAFDREDFPAVPGLPGVQVVQLS
- a CDS encoding SDR family oxidoreductase, translated to MPSPSRPRTVLVTGAAKRLGRDIALALAAGGWQVAVHYRQSEQDAIETVAACRRLSCASAHFGADFQDEAAVRGLLPRVVQHFGAVDAVVNSASLFEHDDAASFGFATLEQHLRSNTAAPVLLAQGLHAHLEQRAAAAAGNESDAGEIHGAVVNLLDQKLWNQNPDFLSYTLSKAALEAAGTMLALALAPRVRVVGVAPGLTLTSHLLEGEKFRQLHALSPLGRSSTPADVAATVKFALENRSITGTTLLVDGGQHLMRFERDFSMM